A stretch of the Aphis gossypii isolate Hap1 chromosome 2, ASM2018417v2, whole genome shotgun sequence genome encodes the following:
- the LOC114130719 gene encoding N-alpha-acetyltransferase 25, NatB auxiliary subunit, whose protein sequence is MASRSRLSRNDNSMAERRLRPIYEWIDNGNYKKALHELDKLIKKLPSQNCSKALKSLTLVRLGKDQEAITLLKEVRECKPSDESTLLALTACYRELKKPHMVCEVYEDALLQDPVNEELLSSLFMSYVRVCDYKKQQQTALALHKVKPNNPYYFWAIMSIVMQAYQANDEISKRITLPLAERMVQKYINEDKIDAEQEIQLYLMILDMQRKYKESLEILNGPLGDKLHRTVGLTRKKIDIYFELEMYAEANSYLKSLLLKDIDSWIYYTKYYDSLFKIIESKDKYLNCNGNNDCLPLFDSSIEEALLFLNELQKLNSEQNYPQRGVYLARLELYSRLKENAYKYMGDAINLLIEYFKIFGHKPCCFYDLRPYMSLLKEELLDEFLKILDEIVNLKEGEFPKTKPQMECYLSYLQLARHVGIHDLMNTEEKLKLADRLLRCYHKCEIFNNSKRSSEIMANDTFVIMMAHLMYDIWVENNRLTYIREATVVLEYAYALSPSNFHIKLLLLKFYHMLGASDASNLAYINLEIKNTQLDSLGYLHTFQMFNEGRFQNASKLYATTIRFFSHNYREVADHLTISYKFGSFIKIIEFVEFREKLKYSIHHSMCLIENYFISLLDVDNLDDCLEILLKMNGVPEIASKSQLKKMINNRDYSVLINYNPPTRCLTTEHSNQIFSHDLRLLEIRAVLLSCIYYSARMIKQSSAQNIKTTSEEVNGLNPDDESLNSNDLDQLDLHLKTLKTLSVQLESDPPVPVPNSVFGSFFGSKLFGFDKSKTMLIIVINFIEFIQTIGSDVKTSISTDDEWIAKMKTNANELTIAFDKSITYCKFVISKAINEIDSSLKLEGRKEVLEILTNMIDTLNISCVFLSLATYFIKSFQNKIVSDPKKIKAKRKTHSTLYNPETQYKGKSEILREVVKTVQNNTSHILVCVKNVEDAWTRMGCGNSNALMLKKHDSDYIANDTEEGKEADKIRQITADRWRQLVDTIDKKISDSYSGSLDEMIKILIKKQTQINKLPSF, encoded by the exons ATGGCGTCCAGAAGCAGGCTTAGTAGGAACGATAATTCTATGGCGGAACGGCGGTTGAGACCGATCTATG aATGGATAGACAacggaaattataaaaaggcCTTGCACGAGTtggacaaattaataaaaaaattaccaagtCAAAATTGTTCCAAA GCACTGAAGAGCTTGACCTTAGTCCGCCTTGGAAAAGACCAAGAGGCGATAACGTTGTTGAAAGAAGTTAGAGAATGCAAGCCATCTGATGAATCAACATTGCTTGCATTAACAGCTTGCTATagagaattaaaaaaac CTCATATGGTATGTGAAGTATACGAGGATGCTTTACTCCAAGATCCAGTTAATGAAGAGTTATTATCTAGTCTTTTTATGTCTTACGTTCGTGTTTGTGATTACAAAAAACAACAGCAGACTGCATTAGCTCTCCATAAAGTTAAACCAAATAAcccatattatttttgggCTATTATGAGTATTGTTATGCag gCATATCAAGCAAATGATGAAATATCAAAAAGAATTACTCTACCATTAGCAGAACGAATGgtgcaaaaatatattaatgaagaCAAAATTGACGCTGAACAAGAAATCCAGTTGTATTTGATGATATTAGATATGcag agAAAATACAAAGAAAGTTTAGAAATTCTTAATGGTCCACTAGGTGATAAGTTACATCGAACTGTGGGTCTCACAcgcaaaaaaattgatatttattttgaattggaAATGTATGCTGAAGCAAACTCATATCTAAAAAGTTTACTTCTCAAAGa catAGATTCGTGGATTtactatactaaatattatgattcattatttaaaataattgagtcTAAGGATAAATACTTAAACTGCAATGGTAATAATGATTGTTTACCTCTCTTTGATTCATCTATAGAAGAAGCTTTGTTGTTTCTAAATGAattgcaaaaattaaattctgagCAAAACTATCCTCAAAGAGGAGTATATCTTGCTCGTCTTGAATTATATTCTAGACTAAAagaaaatgcttataaatacatgg GTGATGCTATCAatcttttaattgaatattttaagatatttggACACAAGCCTTGTTGTTTTTATGATCTAAGACCGTATATGTCACTTTTAAAAGAAGAATTACTTGATGAATTTTTGAAGATATTGGatgaaattgttaatttaaaagaagGAGAGTTTCCAAAAACT aaaccTCAAATGGAATGTTATTTATCATATCTCCAATTAGCCAGACATGTTGGAATTCATGATCTCATGAACACCGAAGAAAAGTTAAAACTTGCTGATCGTTTACTCAGATGCTATCACAAATGtgagatatttaataatagcaaAAGATCTTCAGAAATAAT ggcAAATGATACTTTTGTTATAATGATGGCACatttaatgtatgatatttGGGTTGAAAATAATCGACTCACGTATATAAGGGAAGCCACTGTTGTACTTGAGTATGCATATGCTCTAAGTCCCtcaaattttcatataaaattgttattattaaaattctaccATATGTTAG GAGCTTCTGATGCGTCAAATTTAgcatatataaatttagagATAAAAAATACTCAGCTGGATTCATTAGGTTATTTACATACTTTTCAAATGTTCAATGAAGGTCGTTTCCAGAATGCATCTAAACTATATGCTACAACTATCAGATTCTTTTCACATAACTATCGAGAG gtCGCAGATCATTTAACAATATCTTACAAATTTGGatcttttatcaaaattattgaatttgtgGAATTTAgagaaaaacttaaatattctattcatCATTCTATGTGTCTTATAGAAAACTATTTCATTTCATTACTTGATGTTGATAATTTGGATGATTGCTTagag attttattaaaaatgaatggtGTACCGGAAATTGCTTCAAAGTCTCAActcaaaaaaatgattaataaccgAGACTATTCAGTTCTAATAAACTACAATCCTCCTACACGATGCTTAACTACAGAAcattcaaatcaaatattttcgcATGATTTACGTTTATTGGAAATCCGTGCTGTTTTGCtaagttgtatttattacagtGCAAGAATGATAAAACAATCTAGtgctcaaaatattaaaactacttCAGAAGAAGTAAATGGACTCAATCCTGATGATGAATCTCTCAATTCAAATGACTTAGATCAATTAGATCTTCATTTGAAAACTTTGAAGACCCTTAGTGTTCAATTGGAAAGTGATCCTCCAGTTCCAGTTCCTAATAGTGTATTTGGAAGTTTTTTTGGATCCAAGTTATTTGGTTTCGATAAATCTAAGACTATGTTGATAATTGTCATTAACTTCATTgaatttatacaaacaataggGTCAGATGTAAAAACTTCCATTTCCACAGATGATGAATGGATTGCAAAAATGAAAACCAATGCTAATGAACTAACCATTGCATTTGACAAATCAAttacatattgtaaatttgttatttcaaaAGCAATAAATGAAATAGATTCTAGTCTAAAATTAGAAGGGAGAAAAGAAGTATTAGAAATACTTACAAATATGATAGAT ACTTTGAATATATCATGCGTATTTCTTTCCTTAGCaacatactttataaaaagttttcaaaataaaatagtttctgATCCAAAGAAAATTAAAGCAAAACGAAAAACTCATTCTACACTCTATAATCCAGAG ACTCAATATAAAGGTAAATCAGAAATTTTACGTGAGGTAGTGAAAACTGTTCAAAACAATACTAGTCATATACTTGTCTGTGTGAAGAATGTGGAGGACGCATGGACTCGTATGGGATGTGGTAATTCCAATGCAttgatgttaaaaaaacatgattcAGACTATATAGCTAATGATACTGAAGAAGGAAAAGAGGCTGACAAAATAAGACAGATCACAGCAGACAGGTGGCGACAGTTAGTGGACACTATTGATAAGAAGATTAGTGACAGTTATAGTGGTTCGTTAgatgaaatgataaaaatattaattaaaaaacaaacacaaaTCAACAAACTACCATCATTTtaa